From Spirochaetota bacterium, the proteins below share one genomic window:
- a CDS encoding NAD(+)/NADH kinase, with amino-acid sequence MKNALITGKTNNPSLAPIFKQLQEELLLLGTNSFIIHPQEDILPTQKFDIIFSVGGDGNFVGASRKYVHYNVPIIAIKGGNIGFLTNIDSKDFKTELPKLYQPNNKWTKRLLLSGQKDNGEQLIALNEFLFSSEKKGSISVFTICINDEQVMYIRADGILLASPTGSTAYNISAGGPISLPDMELLTITPVCSHILGERPLVIDLKNKITIINHSEQAKIWADGQEFISFHDNESFTITKPFYINSLYTSPKDFFNILSRKLGWRSGMIKD; translated from the coding sequence ATGAAAAATGCATTAATTACTGGTAAAACAAATAATCCATCTCTTGCTCCTATCTTCAAACAATTACAAGAAGAATTACTTCTTCTTGGCACTAATTCTTTTATTATTCATCCGCAAGAAGATATCTTACCAACTCAAAAATTTGATATTATTTTTTCTGTTGGTGGCGATGGTAACTTCGTAGGAGCATCTCGTAAATATGTTCATTATAATGTTCCTATTATTGCTATCAAAGGGGGAAATATTGGATTTCTAACTAATATTGATTCTAAAGATTTCAAAACAGAATTACCAAAATTATATCAACCCAATAACAAATGGACAAAAAGATTGTTACTTTCTGGACAAAAAGATAACGGCGAACAATTAATAGCATTAAATGAATTTCTTTTTTCATCAGAAAAGAAAGGTTCAATTTCTGTATTTACTATTTGTATCAATGACGAGCAAGTAATGTATATTCGTGCTGATGGTATATTGCTTGCATCTCCAACAGGATCTACTGCATATAACATTTCTGCTGGAGGACCTATTTCATTGCCTGATATGGAACTATTAACGATCACTCCGGTTTGTTCTCATATTTTAGGAGAACGCCCTTTAGTAATTGATTTGAAAAATAAAATAACTATTATTAATCATTCTGAACAAGCCAAAATATGGGCTGATGGACAAGAATTTATAAGTTTTCACGACAATGAATCGTTTACTATTACAAAACCTTTTTATATTAATAGCTTATATACTTCACCAAAAGATTTTTTCAATATCTTATCTCGTAAACTCGGGTGGAGATCAGGAATGATTAAAGATTAA
- the polA gene encoding DNA polymerase I: protein MKKKIILVDASGLLFRSYYAMMRNPLHTKSGQATSAVFGFLRMLFNLIKKYPCHSIVAAFDVPRSSLERTKSYSEYKSTRKETPLDLIAQMPLAKECLECADIPGITVSGHEADDVLASLVKKYKNEYDIIIFTGDKDLLQLVQDNVVVALPDKNSPDGTRFLDRDGVKEYKGVYPEEISDYLAILGDVSDNIPGIKGIGEKGAVTLINEYHSLKNIYENISSIKPTLAKKLIESKENGFMSLDLIYLKEDLEVTIPHINEDILTINHLTTTKFIDKLQELELYSLLKELSYAKGTTSDKDNEISLFGGAESTVEIKEFSLSTLDILSKSIGVGLQIVGESLQFASTEEVFSLEFSRIKEFKNMIIMFFEALQENEKKLIVFNQKKLIHFFHFYDIILPNCDDIKIMAYLLDPARNVYAVENLSLAYLGKHDPTARVFYELKQELGKTIVANGMGKIYYNIDMPLRPILANLEIKGVALNTELLQSISVTLEKELSALEQKIYLIAGKEFNILSPKQLGVILFEDLGLKPHKKTKTKSYSTDEESLEALSFVHPLPKEVLKFRSLSKFKSTYTDALPKLVDTNNRVHTTLHQTVTATGRLSSGDPNLQNIPIRTDLGKEIRKAFVPSEGKKLVSADYSQIELRLFASLSKDPKMIKYFTSGGDIHRYTAAEMFKISESEVNDDQRRAAKTVNYGISYGMSAFRLANELDIEFGEARDFITSYFETFPGIQKFMLETLEFACKHGYVSTMYGRRRPTPELLGKSPDKITNLSHPSRFAINAVVQGTAADIIKLAMLAVDKMINEKYLDKVVMILQVHDELLFEVEPSIVDEFRKDLITSMSSVANLDVVLEVEVGVGDNWSEAH, encoded by the coding sequence ATGAAGAAAAAAATAATACTCGTAGATGCTTCAGGATTACTTTTTAGATCTTATTATGCTATGATGCGAAATCCTCTTCATACAAAATCAGGTCAAGCAACTAGTGCTGTCTTTGGTTTTTTGAGAATGCTTTTTAATTTGATTAAAAAATATCCTTGTCATAGTATTGTAGCAGCTTTTGATGTTCCTCGATCTTCATTAGAACGAACAAAATCATATAGCGAATATAAATCTACTCGTAAAGAAACCCCATTAGATTTGATTGCTCAGATGCCTCTTGCAAAAGAATGTTTAGAATGTGCAGATATTCCTGGGATTACTGTTTCTGGTCATGAGGCAGATGATGTGTTAGCTTCTCTAGTTAAAAAATACAAAAATGAGTATGATATTATCATATTTACAGGTGATAAAGATCTCTTACAACTAGTGCAAGATAATGTTGTCGTGGCTTTACCTGATAAAAATTCTCCAGATGGGACAAGATTTTTAGATAGAGATGGAGTAAAAGAATACAAAGGTGTTTACCCAGAAGAAATTTCAGATTATTTAGCAATTTTAGGTGATGTATCTGATAATATTCCTGGTATTAAAGGAATAGGAGAAAAAGGTGCTGTTACCTTAATTAATGAATATCATAGTCTAAAAAATATTTATGAAAATATATCTTCTATCAAACCGACATTAGCTAAAAAATTAATAGAAAGTAAAGAAAATGGATTTATGAGTTTGGATTTAATTTATCTAAAAGAAGATTTGGAAGTTACAATCCCTCATATTAATGAAGATATTCTTACGATCAATCATTTAACTACCACAAAATTTATAGACAAACTGCAGGAGTTGGAGCTATATTCTCTGTTAAAAGAATTGTCTTATGCAAAAGGAACTACTTCTGATAAAGATAATGAAATATCTTTATTTGGTGGAGCTGAATCAACTGTAGAAATTAAAGAATTTTCTTTGTCTACTTTGGATATTCTTAGTAAATCAATAGGAGTGGGCTTACAAATTGTAGGAGAATCTTTACAATTTGCGTCTACAGAAGAAGTTTTTTCTTTAGAATTTTCTAGAATTAAAGAGTTTAAAAATATGATTATCATGTTTTTTGAGGCATTACAAGAAAATGAAAAAAAACTAATAGTATTTAATCAAAAAAAACTTATTCATTTTTTTCATTTTTATGATATTATATTACCTAATTGTGATGATATAAAAATTATGGCTTATTTACTAGATCCTGCCAGAAATGTATATGCTGTTGAAAATTTGAGTTTGGCATATTTGGGCAAACATGACCCAACGGCTCGTGTTTTTTATGAATTAAAACAAGAACTTGGTAAAACAATAGTTGCTAATGGTATGGGTAAAATTTATTATAATATTGATATGCCTTTACGCCCTATTTTAGCAAATTTAGAAATTAAAGGTGTTGCTTTAAATACAGAATTATTACAATCTATTTCAGTAACATTAGAAAAAGAACTTAGTGCTTTAGAACAAAAAATATATCTTATAGCTGGAAAAGAGTTTAATATTCTTTCTCCAAAACAGTTAGGAGTAATATTATTTGAAGATTTGGGATTGAAACCTCATAAAAAAACTAAAACCAAATCATATTCTACTGATGAAGAAAGCTTGGAAGCTTTGAGTTTTGTACATCCTTTACCTAAAGAGGTATTGAAATTTCGCTCTTTATCTAAATTTAAAAGTACTTATACAGATGCCTTACCAAAATTAGTAGATACTAATAATAGAGTTCATACTACCTTGCATCAAACGGTTACAGCAACGGGAAGACTATCATCTGGAGATCCAAATTTACAAAATATTCCTATACGAACAGATCTGGGAAAAGAAATTAGAAAGGCATTTGTTCCTTCTGAAGGTAAAAAATTAGTAAGTGCTGATTATTCACAGATAGAATTAAGACTTTTTGCATCTTTATCTAAAGATCCTAAAATGATAAAATATTTCACTAGTGGTGGAGATATCCATAGATATACTGCTGCTGAGATGTTTAAAATTTCTGAAAGTGAAGTGAATGATGATCAACGCCGAGCAGCCAAAACAGTAAATTATGGTATTAGTTATGGAATGTCTGCCTTTCGTTTGGCCAATGAATTAGATATTGAATTTGGTGAAGCTCGTGATTTTATTACTTCATATTTTGAAACATTTCCTGGTATTCAAAAGTTTATGTTAGAAACTTTAGAGTTTGCTTGTAAACATGGTTATGTTAGTACTATGTATGGACGAAGACGCCCTACTCCAGAATTACTAGGTAAAAGTCCTGATAAAATCACTAATTTATCTCACCCTTCTCGCTTTGCTATTAATGCTGTGGTACAGGGTACAGCTGCTGATATTATTAAATTAGCAATGTTAGCTGTAGATAAAATGATCAATGAAAAATATTTGGACAAAGTTGTTATGATTTTACAAGTGCATGATGAATTATTATTTGAAGTAGAACCGAGTATTGTAGATGAATTTCGAAAAGATTTAATTACAAGCATGTCTTCTGTTGCAAATTTGGATGTTGTTTTAGAAGTGGAAGTGGGCGTAGGAGATAATTGGAGCGAGGCTCATTAA
- the prmC gene encoding peptide chain release factor N(5)-glutamine methyltransferase translates to MKKTITQLLEYGRIQLNQDIFVEREEELSRIIMDIMNIHRHEISLAKNTEVTNKQYIRFKEIIQQRKTGKPLAYILGYSYFYQDKFPVSEQTLIPRYDTEILVEAVRKHYSKEKSFRILDIGTGTGIVALSLHRLFSHAIIIGIDIFDAPFKRSKKYLGISSQNVQVEQKDFLDESLWQELGEWDCIVSNPPYLDDNDMMLLDSHVKNFEPHTALYAEADGMIFYKAIAKFAKKHLAKDGAIFLEIDHKHEKVSKLFAENEFVNRELVDDLSGLPRVLILKS, encoded by the coding sequence ATGAAAAAAACAATAACGCAATTATTAGAGTATGGTCGAATACAATTAAATCAAGATATTTTTGTAGAAAGAGAAGAAGAGTTATCACGGATAATCATGGATATAATGAATATACATAGACATGAAATATCTTTGGCTAAAAATACAGAAGTAACAAATAAACAATACATTAGATTTAAAGAAATTATTCAACAACGAAAAACAGGTAAACCTTTAGCTTATATTTTGGGATATAGTTATTTTTATCAAGATAAATTTCCTGTCTCAGAACAAACATTAATTCCTAGATATGATACAGAAATTCTTGTAGAAGCAGTTAGAAAACATTATTCTAAAGAAAAAAGTTTTCGTATTTTAGATATTGGTACAGGAACAGGAATTGTAGCTTTGTCTTTGCATAGACTTTTTTCTCATGCAATAATAATAGGAATAGATATTTTTGATGCACCTTTTAAAAGATCAAAAAAATATCTAGGAATTTCTTCTCAAAATGTACAAGTAGAACAAAAAGATTTTCTGGATGAATCTTTGTGGCAAGAATTAGGAGAGTGGGATTGTATTGTGTCCAATCCACCTTATTTAGATGATAATGATATGATGTTACTGGATAGTCATGTGAAAAATTTTGAGCCACACACAGCATTATATGCAGAAGCAGATGGGATGATTTTTTATAAAGCCATTGCCAAATTTGCCAAAAAACATCTTGCAAAAGATGGAGCTATTTTTTTAGAAATAGATCACAAACATGAAAAAGTTTCTAAATTATTTGCAGAGAACGAATTCGTTAATAGAGAACTAGTTGATGATTTATCAGGATTACCGAGAGTACTAATTCTAAAAAGTTAG
- the recN gene encoding DNA repair protein RecN has protein sequence MLERISIKNYAIIDNLKLDFHKGFSVFTGETGAGKSVLIGALGLLLGARSDSSMIRSDAEHMIIEGEFSISDLEIQNYLSEFHIDDPSNIIIRREISQQGKNRVFINGNQETLSKLEEIGNRLADMHGQHDHQLLLNKKIHGDVLDSFANLIDLQKEFEIIYQETLLKLEEKNILEKNADSLRQEKDYYNNVFKEISNAHLKENEEEELESELAQIQNKEKIADALNIAHQGVYAADINASMILEDAKKAMNSISSFSKKYEELSEILEDAIIKTRESGHLLSSYVEDSDFNTETLDKTLDRIAFIKELKRKYQKNSIEELITFAQECQLLFDKAYNLDEEITKIAKEYQDLLLRLHQDALILSKKRQSAGVEMSTKIEQELSFLGMESAKFEVKITYAKQDTSFFILNSTPVYISEKGIDRIEFMMSSNIGEAPKSLAKIASGGEISRIMLSLKSALAKSDLVGTGVFDEIDAGIGGMIAHNVALKIQEISKLRQIFCISHLAQIASKADFHYQVRKEDDGNRTFTNVVLLNKEERIKEIARMLGGEGESSERLAREMIG, from the coding sequence ATGTTAGAAAGAATATCTATCAAAAATTATGCTATTATTGATAATTTAAAATTAGATTTCCATAAAGGATTTTCTGTATTTACAGGTGAAACTGGAGCTGGAAAATCTGTGTTAATTGGAGCTTTGGGTTTGTTACTCGGTGCACGCAGTGATTCTTCTATGATACGGTCTGATGCTGAACATATGATTATAGAGGGTGAATTTTCTATCTCTGATTTGGAGATCCAAAATTATCTTTCTGAATTTCATATTGATGATCCTTCAAATATTATTATTAGAAGAGAGATATCTCAACAAGGCAAAAATCGTGTTTTTATTAATGGAAATCAAGAAACTTTATCCAAATTAGAAGAAATAGGAAATAGACTTGCTGACATGCACGGTCAACATGATCACCAACTTCTTCTTAACAAAAAAATACACGGCGATGTTCTTGATTCATTTGCTAATTTAATAGATTTACAAAAAGAATTCGAAATAATATATCAAGAAACACTTCTAAAATTAGAAGAAAAAAATATTTTAGAAAAAAATGCTGATTCATTAAGACAAGAAAAAGATTATTATAATAATGTATTCAAAGAAATATCTAATGCTCATTTGAAAGAAAATGAAGAAGAAGAACTCGAATCTGAATTAGCTCAAATACAAAATAAAGAAAAAATTGCTGATGCTTTAAATATCGCTCATCAAGGAGTTTATGCTGCTGATATCAATGCCTCAATGATTTTGGAAGATGCTAAAAAAGCAATGAATAGCATTTCTTCTTTTTCTAAAAAATATGAAGAATTGTCTGAAATTTTAGAAGATGCTATTATTAAAACTCGAGAAAGTGGGCATTTATTATCTAGCTATGTAGAAGATAGTGATTTCAATACAGAAACACTAGATAAAACATTAGATAGAATAGCTTTTATTAAAGAACTAAAAAGAAAATATCAGAAAAATTCTATAGAAGAATTAATTACATTTGCTCAAGAATGTCAATTATTATTTGATAAAGCCTACAACCTAGACGAAGAAATCACAAAAATTGCTAAAGAATATCAAGATTTATTACTCAGACTACATCAAGATGCTTTAATATTATCCAAAAAGCGTCAATCTGCTGGTGTAGAGATGAGTACTAAAATTGAACAAGAATTATCTTTTTTAGGGATGGAATCTGCTAAATTTGAAGTGAAAATAACATATGCCAAACAAGATACTTCCTTTTTTATATTAAATAGTACCCCTGTTTATATTTCTGAAAAAGGGATAGATAGAATAGAATTTATGATGTCTTCCAATATTGGTGAAGCACCCAAATCTCTTGCAAAAATTGCATCTGGTGGAGAAATTTCTCGTATCATGCTCTCTCTAAAATCAGCTCTTGCCAAAAGTGATCTTGTAGGTACTGGTGTTTTTGATGAAATTGATGCAGGTATTGGTGGAATGATCGCTCATAATGTTGCACTCAAAATTCAGGAAATATCCAAATTAAGACAGATATTTTGTATTTCGCATTTAGCTCAAATTGCTTCTAAAGCAGATTTTCATTATCAAGTAAGAAAAGAAGACGACGGTAATCGTACTTTCACTAATGTTGTTCTCCTAAACAAAGAAGAGCGTATCAAAGAGATTGCTCGAATGCTTGGTGGTGAAGGAGAAAGCTCTGAAAGACTCGCTCGTGAAATGATAGGATAG